A region of the Silene latifolia isolate original U9 population chromosome 9, ASM4854445v1, whole genome shotgun sequence genome:
GTGATAGTaaattacatatttacatttatgAATTATAATCACCAGGGGTGTCTAATACCCCGGGCGACCACGGGCGGCGGAACCGGGCCTCCAGTTTTGGCCACCGATTTTATAAGCTTTACAAATTAAATTCAATACAAAACTCGACATGTAGTACACTTAACATTCATATTTAGCGCTTCATTTTTTTGTGGTGCACCGGGCCTCCATGTACATTAAGACGCCCCTGATAATCACTAACACGACCAAGAATATTAAGATTAATAAATAAATGAGAGTTAATTATATAAAATCAAAATAAGGGATTATACACCGATAATTTCTGATAAATTTAATTGAATTTCTTTACAGATAATGAGCAATGGGATATTTAAAAGTGCAGAGCATAGACAAAACCCTAGTCCAGTGAAAGATAGAATGTCATGGGCAATGTTTTTTTCACCAGATCTTGAAAAGGAAATTGCACCGTTTAAGGAATTGGTCACAGAAGATCGTCCTGCTATGTACAAGCCTATTACACGTTACATCGACTTATTCGAGAAGTATTATCCTAAAGGCATTCGACCTATCACCGCGGTCAAACTTTAATGTTATGCTTCGTATTAGTTAATGCTCGTTCCTATTCAACtagttgtttacatttttattcgtTCATGTGACGTTTTTGATGAAATATAAATAACTAGTTGAACGGGAGAGAGTGATAGTTTAATTTCCCTTCTTATTCAAACTAATAAAGGAATGTATTATGTGAGTGATCTCGATCTGGATCTCGATGATACGATAATGTTATGCTTGGAATAATTGCaagttttgtcttatttgatGAAATTATGTGTTTGAATTTTTCTTATTTTACAATCTTCCAATTTTacaatagtttttattttattttaaaatagaGATTACATTTGAGGTAGATTACCCCCTAGACCATCTAAAGGAGCATCACAAAGTCCATGATTTTCCATAAACCCAGCAACGGAAAGGTTAGCCTTGTGGGAAGGTATCTTCCCGGATAGTCGATTATTCGACACATTATAAATTCTTTTTAAGTTTTCCAAGTTCAGTATTTTCCCGGGGATACTTCCACTCAAGCTGAACTACACCTTAAACTGCCGAGTCCTCCTACTATATTTTGCGACAACATTGGTGCCACTCACCTCAGTGCTAACCCGGTCTTCCATTCCCGTATGAAACATCTTGCCATCGACTATCACTTTATTCGGGAAAAAGTCCAAGGTGGATTTCTTCGTGTTACTCCTGTCCACAATGATGATCAGCTCGCGGATGCTCTAACAAAACCACTTCCTCGCCCGCGGCTCCGCATGTTACTCTCCAAGATCGGACTCTCTGAAGCCTCGTCCGTCTTGCGGGGGGATGATAAGCATAATCCTACTGATCATGGCTAGCCTATTTTATTCTCTAATATCTTTTTATTATCTTGTATGATCTTATTATGTTCATCAGCGGCGGATCTACTAAGGCCATTCCGGGGTGCGCAGACACCGGAAACAGAATTTTTTTTGCGTATTTTGTCTAATTTTCAGGctaaaaaaataaatttataacttTTTTATGTGTATATTATTGGAAGAAACATCAGCAATATGTCAGCACACACTCAGCAGCATCAATTGATCAAGCTAATAAAGTCATCATCTGCTGTCATCATTCGATCATCCCAGAATCTTCCAGACGCAGCTACATAAACGATCGATTCATAAGTCGACTCAAAGATCGACTCAAGATAATGTAATTTGTTATGTGTAACAGAATTGAGTCAAAGCAGTCAATGTAAATATCTAGATATTTCTTACTAGTTAAGTCATTagatgattagtataaatagactGTACATATGAAGTTGTAACTTATCTGTTCATAATACAATTTGCACATTTTATTTACCTTCCTCTCAGTTTACCTTGATTCAATTTTCTCTCTTTTAATCAAAGAATTCAGTCATCACTATCAAGCACAATTAAGTCTTCATCAATGGCTTCCATGATAAACACattttatcatggtatcagagctacAAAGGAGTGATCCTGCGTAGTTTCTGCTTAGCTCGCTTCCGCACATATCATCAAATTGCTATAAATTTTTGTTCTTGCGattattttttttaattcatTCTTCAAAGCTTTCTTTTCAGTACAATTACTTTctcaaaaatcacaaaattctTACATTTTCCTTTAAATCAAGCTTCAATTTGTTCAAAAATGGTGAATTCTGATGAAATTCCAGATTCTGCAGTTTCTGGTATTAGTACTGGTGTTATTGGTATGCAAGATCCTCTCTATCTTGCTCCTGGTGATATCTCTGGTCTTCATCTTGTTTCAGCTCCGTTCAATGGAAAACATTATGTGAAGTGGTCACGTGCTGTTAAGATGGCGTTAATCTCCAAGAATAAACTTGGTTTTATCACTGGAAGTTATCCTAAGCCTGCGGAGACTGCTGCGACATATCTCGATTGGATACGTGTTGATTATAATGTTCTCTGTTGGATTCTTCACTCATTAATTCCTGAAATCTCAGAAAGTTTGATGTATGTCACAACTTCCAAGCAATTATGGGAGGAAATCAAGGAGCGTTACTGTCAAGCTAACGCACCTTTTCTCTATCAGTTACGAAAAGATGTAATGCAGACTATTCAGTCTGATAATCAGTCTGTTGCCGACTATTTTGGTAAACTCAAGTCAGTTTGGGAGGATTTGCAAAGTCTTGATGGAATCCCTGACTGCGAGTGTGGTGCTATGAGCAAATGCTCTTGCACATTACTAAAGAAAATGCTTGAGAGAGATAATCGTCATAAGTTGATTGACTTTCTCATGGGACTTGACAGTAAGTATGAGACTGTAAGAAGTCAGATACTTGCTTGTGATCCACTTCCTACTGTAAATCAAGCTTTCTTCAGAATTCAACAGATTGAGATGCAAAAGAGCATCAGCAATGCTGATAAAGGAAAAGGAGTACTGCAGGATGATATGGCTCTAGCAGTAAATAAGCCATATTATCCAAAGTACAATAGAGATCATCCTAGCACTTCAACAGGAGGAAATTTTCAGAGGAATTACAATACTAATGGAATGAGTCAAGGATATCAGAAGCCACGTGCTGATGGAGGAAGTTCTTCTGCATATTACAAGAAGGATAATGCTGATACTGTTGCTGCACACAATAATCCTGGTCCAAGTGCATTTCAGAATGCTGGTTACTTCAACAATTCTTCTTACAGACAAGGTTTTGGTGAGAATCAATCTTCTGGAGAGTTCAAAAGGCCAAAACTTATTTGTTCCTATTGCACTAAGGAAGGACATTTAAGAAATCGTTGTTACAAGCTCATTGGATATCCTTCTCAAAGACAAGATGGTAGGCGTATGGCTGCAAATGTTGAAGTCTTTGAAGAAGATCCACTTGTTGATGATTATCAAGACAAGGATACTTCTGTTGATCCTGTCATGCTTCAGTCTATGTTCAAAGAGTTTGTGAAGCTGGTAAAGTCAGGAGACATTCCAGGTCTTCACCACAAGCAGTCATCTTCTCCAGCTCAAAGTTCACAATCTGTGAACTTTGCAGGTATCTCATTTGTCTCCACTGCTTTTGACACTGCCAATTCTGTGTTAAAAACAAATTGTGCTGATTTCTGGATAGTAGACTCAGGCGCTTCTAGTCACATTACCTATAATTCTACCTTACTTGTTTCCACTAGAACTCTAATAAAGCCAATTAGAGTAGGATTGTCAGATGGAACAATTAAGGAGGTTCACACAGTTGGGAATGTTCGTCTGATTGATACAATTTTgttaaaggatgttctttacatTCCTGGATTCACTCATAATTTGTTATCAGTTGGGAGGTTGTTGCATGACACTGGTTTACATGCTAGATTTACTGATTCTAGCTGGTGTTTTCAGGACCCTACCACTGAGCAAGTCATATGTCGTGGCAAGAAGCTTGGAGGAGTTTATCTTTACAAGATAGATAATAAGACAGTTGTTAATAAAGTAGTTTCTAATTCCAATGTAATGTGTCATACAGCTATGGCTGTTTCTCCTTTTCATGTTGCTGATGTGAGTCTAGCTCATGCTCGTTTAGGTCACACATCTGTATCTAGACTAAAGCATGTTCCTATGTACTTTGGCATGAATAAAGTTGATAATTTTCACTGTGAGGCCTGTATTCTTGCTAAGCATCACAAGCTTCCCTATCCTATTAGTACTTCTGTCACCACACAACTTTTTGAATTAATCCATGTTGACTTGTGGGGGCCATATAAGACCAAATCCCTCACTGGTGCTACATATTTCTTGACCATTGTTGAGGATTGTAGTAGGGTCACATGGACCACCTTACTGAAGGATAAGACTGAGGTTTATCCTACCTTGGTAAATTTTTTGGCATATGTTGATACTCAGTTTCAAGCTAAGGTACAGACTATCCGGAGTGATAATGGTACAGAAATTTTTCAAAGGAATTGTGGACAGTTATTCTCCCAACACGGGATTGTTCAGCAAAAGAGTTTACCTGATAACCCTCAGCAGAATGGCAGGGTTGAGCGAAAACATCGCCATTTATTGGAAACTGCTCGGGCACTCAGGTTTCAAGGGCATTTACCTAAGAAGTTTTGGGGAGAGCTTGTATTAGCAGCCACTCATCTCATCAACCTTATGCCATCTTCTGTTTTGTCTTGGAAAATTCCAACTGAAGTTTTATTCAACAGACCAGCTAACTATGATCATCTCAGAGTTATTGGTTGCTTATGCTATGCAGCACAGCATCCTTCTGACAAGTTTGAACCTAGGGCAAAGAAATGTGTATTCCTAGGCTATCCTTTTGGTCAAAAAGGCTACAAGTTGTTTGATTTGAATAGTCAAAAGATTGTTCTTAGCAGAGATGTTATTTTTCATGAACAAGTGTTTCCATATGCCAAAGATCTTTTGGATACTTCAGATTCTCCTTGTCAATCTCCCTCATACTTTCCCCTGCCTTCTTTTTGTCCTTTGGACATTACTACTCCTACTTTTCGTGCTACTACATGTCCCACGGATAATAACACTATTCCACGTACTAATACTACTTCTAATACACCAAATAGTATACATTGTTCTCCTTCTAATAATAGTACTCCTCTTTCCAATAATACACCACCTAATACTATTACAACTTCTATTACATCatctattaataataatactactagCAATTCTACTAATATTTTTACACCAAACACTACCACTGTATCCAATAATATTTCTCCTACCCATCTTTCTTCAGATTCTATTCCTAAAGCTCCCATACCCACCAGAAAATCCACCAGACAAAGAACTCAACCACCTCAGTTGAATGATTTTGATTGTAAAGGTGTTCCTGCTTCATTACGCCATCCTATTGTCTCACCTTCCAAGTCTCATAATTCAGATGATTCCCTGTCTCATTCTTTTTCAGTACTTCATCATTCTGCTTTGGCCAACTACTCCTCAGAATATGTAGCATCTCTAAATGCAGCTTTAGAGGTTTATGAGCCCTCATGTTATCGCCAAGCTAAAGATGATCCCAAGTGGGTTGATGCAATGGCCAAAGAACTACAAGCACTTGAGGACAATAATACTTGGGTTTTAACTTCCCTCCCTCCAGGCAAACAAACCATTGGTACCAAGTGGGTATATAAATAGATTTTAAATATTAATCCAGACTCCGGAAAGAAATTTTTCTGTTTTGGCTATTGATGTTCATTGTAATATCCTTGACTATCATATACCCTGTCTTGTAATTACAGTTAACTTGTAATCTTAGCTACCTAGGATACTTAGGGTTAACATCCTTCCGTCTCTTTGTATATATACCTCGAAATATTGTTAATATAACTTAAGCTTTTCCAAACTCATCTCTTTATACTCCTTAGAGCTAAGATCATGAATCTGTCGGTGAATTTAATTACCGAACAGTATTTTAGATTTACCAACTAAAGATATCGGTCGGTAATTTAAATTACCGACAAAAAATCGTAATTGGTAAATTACGGATCAAAGTATCAATGATTAAGAACAGTTTCGGGAATTACCGACGACTCGACTCTTTTATTAATGAACATGAATCAATCAtcacacaaattttcatttattatgatataattattttattttataaactAGATTAAACATATGTATATCTAGTTATTATATTGGTAGACCAACTTGGTGCATGCTGCTGCAGGGTGGCAAAGGAGCATCACAAAGTCCTGGATTATCGAAAAACCCCGAAGGTGGAAGATCAGCCTTGTGTGGAGGTATCTTCCCCGTTAGTCGATTTTTCGACACATTAAATTCGTGCAATTCCTTCAAGTTCAGTATTTTCTCAGGAATACTTCCACTCAAGTTATTGTGATTAAACAGAAGCGTCTCTAATGATGCAAGGTTACCAATAGAAGGCGGTATGGATCCACTAATACTATTGTAGCTCAACCAAAACTCTCGGAGATTTTTTAAATTTCCGATATTTCTTGGTATGACACCGGAAAGATGATTGTTATTAAGATCGAGATATGTAAGTGAAGTACACTCACTCATAGAAGATGGTATTGGACCCGATAATTGGTTATAGGATAACTCGACTACAAATAATACTTTCGATGTTTGAAATATTTGTTCGGGTATAATTCCCGAAAGATTATTGTATGAAAGATAGAGTTGTTTAAGCTTCTTCAATTGACCAAGCGAAGACGGGATTGACCCGTTTAGCTGATTGTTTCCTAGATCAAGATAAAACAAGTTTGATAATTTGCCAAGTTCAGGTGGAATTGGACCGGTTAAGTTTTGGAAGTCACTTACGTCGAGTGATTCGAGATAAGTTAGATTGCCTAGGAATGGGGAGAGTGTACCTGAGACAGTTACATCAATAATGCGTAACCCTCCAAGTTGGGTCACTCTTAAACGGTCGCCAACGCGATCACAGTAAACTCCTGTCCACTGGTCACAACAGTCTTTGGTGCTAGACCATGTGCTGAATACCTGTGCGTGGTCCGCGGTAATCCTACGCTTGAAATCAAGTAACGCTTCTTCGTCGACAGGGTGACATGATTTTGCCTGTGAGATTGATAATGTATTGAACAAGAATACAATGAAGGGTAGGAGGAGTAGTGAATTTATGAGATTTCCCATTACGGTAAAATGAGTATGGAATGACTTAGAATGTTAAGTTGCAAGTTAATTATATATAGTATGATCTCTACCCAAAATTGATGTGAGTAATTAAATGGATCCAAAAAAGGTAGGAGTGACTTTATGTTTGAGACAAATTATATCATAAATATTATCGTCGAATGGATCCGAAAAGGGCATATGTCAATTAGCTTAGTTGGTAATAAAGTCATGACTCATGAGAGGTGGTACTCGTGACCTGGGTTCAAATCCCGTCAACACAATCTCCCTTGTAGTTCCCTTtagacttaaaaaaaaaaaaaaatcgtcaaaTGAATTTGAGAGTCCCAGTGGGGAAAGGTGAGGGTTCAAGTGTTAGAGTATAAAACCGATCTTGAGACTCcaaccatcagcttaagcttttggttgaaATGGTTTCTTGACATGGTATCCGAGCCAGTGTGACCTATTTGAATCCCACCCACTCAATTCTAATGTGGAATATTAAGCATCAGGTAAGGGGAGACTTGCAATTGCATCCACCCTTCAAGCCCAGCGGATATTCGTGTGTGTGGGAGTATATATTATTAATGAATACAGAGTATGAATTTCTATCTAAAAGACATTGTTCTTTACTAGTAAGGAAATTTCTTTGGGTTGTATTTATGTGTTGAATTCGTTAGTCGCTACTTCAAACGATTAGCACGGGTCGTCGCCTCTGTGAATGTCGCTAACACGCCGTTAATTTGTATGTTGCTTTCTTTTACGTTTTCTAATAGACTAAGCTACATCGGGCTCCAAAGAGCCGTTGCATATCAGCAAGATTCACGCACCATATCCTCTATTCTTAGCAAATATTTTCCTTTCCATAAGCTTTGTATTTTGTAGCTGTTAAGATTGATTCTTTACTGTAATTAGTTTAACACATCTCATGTATAAATAGCTATTAACTATTCATTTGTAAGACACACTATTTGATCATTCAATAAAATATTAATGTTTACATATCCTCCAAATTCTATTATAGTATAACACTTTCACTACAAGTACAAATTGATTCTATCTTTTCTCGCTTCTACAACACTTTCACTACAAGTACAAACATGCATTACTATCCAATACAACTTACAAGTAGTCGCTAAGATCATGAATCTGTCGGTAAATTTAATTATCGAACGGTATTTTAGATTTACCAGCTAAAGATATGGTCAGTAATTTAAAGGGTAGGAATGACAAATtactgatagatgaaccatcccAATGAAAACcctaaggtgatggttgaggcataactattataattattcctacGCCCCTCACTCAACTGtccattgggcttgaagagttGTTAGTTCTACACCGCCCCCCGGTAACGTGTGCTAGAATTTCACTTCgagagtttttgaggagttttgaggttgccaggattcgaacccgtgacATGGCTTTGATAagatgatagatgaaccatctcaaccaaaaccctaagttgatggttgaggcacaactattataattattcctattaattACATCTTAAAATATTATGATCGAATGAATTTGAGAGGTCCGGTTGGGAAATTTAGTTCGAGACAATTACTACATCGTAAAAGTTGAAGGAAGGCAGTTACAACTTACAAAGGTGAAGATTCAAGAATACGAGTCGGATCACAAACGACCATTTTTTTTACCCCGTGTTCtactaaggctctgtttggtaaaactaactgaaaagatagctgaaaactgaaaagctaactgaaacctgaaaaggtaactgataaggtagctgaaatttaggaactgataaggtagctgattatataaaaaaaatgtttggcaaactaattgaaaaggtaactgattttgatgaaatgacataaaaggatatgataattatttaatagtataaatttaaagggtaaaaacggaaaatcaaactaAATCAGGTACTTAAAATatgaaatgctactctaggtagcatttaaTTTCAgttagcttatttggtcaaataagttacttgccaaacgcttacaaaaaaataaggtacctgaaattttggtcaaataagctactttgaccaaatcaggtacctgaaatgccttgccaaacggagcctaagaTACGGATTTTAgttattttaaataaattattgGAGTTAACATTTTATATATGGATGGAAATTTTTGTTtgccaaaataaattttcaaattAGCAATTTATTTGCCATGTTCAAATCGTAAAACCCTCTTACTTTCACAAATGAAATTTGACTGCTGGGCATGTATGGATGAGTGGAGATCATCAATCGTGTTCCATTATGTGTCACACTACCTTTATCATGGAAATAtaggtgctgtttggccaagATTTACAAGTGCTTTTACAACTGAAAAAATAGAAACTAGGCCAAACACTATAAATTAGATGGGTGTAAAACAACTTTTGAAAAgttaaaacttaaaaaaaaaccaCTAAAAGCAGAAGCTGCAAAtacctacttctacttctacttctcaCAATCTCTACTAGATGGACAAttgttttggttttttattttttgtactcTATAATTATAATATTTTTCACTCTATTAttgcctattttttttttttttaaatcggcTGCTTCTAATTGATTATTGCTATATATTTACTCCGTATATTGCTTATGATTTGGGTTTATGGTATTTTTTAAATATAAGCTCaatattaattatataaaaaggaaaaataatttaCGATTTGAGATGAAAAGAGTATGAGACGACCCTTTTAATAATGTATAAGACCGCCTTTCAATGTGAGAAGATCCTTTATATGTAAAAATTGAATGTTTGActtataaaagtaatatctcaTAGTATAAaactataagacggtcttattttataattattttttcTTTGGCTAAGTAAGTAGTAATTGTTTTGTAGTTAAATTGCCCACCAATATAAATGCTTAATGCTTTTGTTTATAGTTTGACTATTATATTTGTATGTGAGTTTCATCATCTTGCAACATAATAAGTTGATATTGCAACTTTCTAATCGAGGAGATAACATCGGTTATGAATATCATGATTATGAGTATTACACAATATAAAATTGCGGTTATAACTATGAcattacataatttttattagAAAAAATATGCTTAAAGGTGAAAAGTTTGACAAGTATAATGCAGACCCAAATTATATAataaacaaaaaaatcaaaaaagtcGAATAAAAGTAATTAGGCCAAACACATCAAATTTGGAAAAAGTACTTTTacaaaagttaggccaaacagtcacaactttttcaagaagtAGTTTGTGAAAAAACTCATTTTAAAAAGTAAAAACTCTTTTAGGTAaacttggccaaacatcaccATAATCTCCTAAACGATAGAAGTGATGTTAATTAACATCACACTGATGAAGTGTCATAGTACAAGGATAAAATAGTGGGGTAAGAGACAGGAGACAAAATGAGACCGAGGATCCACACTCCATGTTCAAATGGTAAaaccctctttttttttcttttttagaagAATGGCGGAAGCTAAGCTGAACAGAACAGAATAAAGTTAAGCTGGACTAAATCGGGCTAAAATTATGCCAGAAAGAACCCAACCTTTTGATTTTAACAAGAACTAGTTTTACACCCGTGCAataaaatgcacgggtcgtaataacAGATGTTAAGTGTTCAATATCGTAATAATATAAATTGTCCATAGAGACGATATTGAATTTAATCGGGCCTCTTATTTATTATTGTAACCACATATAATGAATTGAGCTTCTTTATTCAAATGTTAAATTCAAATGACGGTATTAAATTGTAAAAATGATATTGTTGATGCCTGATTACTAAATAAATGTTTTTGTCTCATAATAATGCTTTGTAAGACTTGTGGGTTTTTTTAAGTTAAGAAAATTAGTGCTGGTACTTTTTTATAATCATTAAAATATTTAccatgtgtattttttttaacATTATAATTATATGATTCTTCTTCAAATTTTGCTAAATTTTGTATATTTCTTAAcattatgaattataattatatgaatgtGCTTTAATTCTTATCGAGACTTGCATTTTTTTTTGTATAGGAATGTTATTTGGGTACCTATCAATAAGAAAACCAGTAcaaataatttgtaattttattcattttgtaaatttttttaattgttttcatTCAGATGTATTCATTTTGTAACATTTTAGGAAAATATATATGTATAATATGTAATTATAAAAAAAGTTAAAACtaaaacggaaaattcacgtggtaccctcaaactttgtcatttttcacgtggtacccaactttttaaatTTGTGCACATAATatccttgaaatttgattttcaagcacaacgtgcccttttatcgtttttaaaattttcaattggtcataaattatagaccagaaatcggaattgactaattttttttttcaaattgattatctcttcgagatctatagattgataaaacgaaaatggtcattcggaaatttaagatcgaagatatggttgatttgagattttcgttaaaaaaaaccctataaaatgtcagtcgacaatttttttttccacaaatcgtagattatgacgagataatcattttaggaaaaaaaattggTCGATTCAGAATTCCGGtctaggagttatgcgcaattgagtttttttatagcgacaaaaagggtatgttgtgcataaaaatcaaac
Encoded here:
- the LOC141600491 gene encoding uncharacterized protein LOC141600491; this encodes MVNSDEIPDSAVSGISTGVIGMQDPLYLAPGDISGLHLVSAPFNGKHYVKWSRAVKMALISKNKLGFITGSYPKPAETAATYLDWIRVDYNVLCWILHSLIPEISESLMYVTTSKQLWEEIKERYCQANAPFLYQLRKDVMQTIQSDNQSVADYFGKLKSVWEDLQSLDGIPDCECGAMSKCSCTLLKKMLERDNRHKLIDFLMGLDSKYETVRSQILACDPLPTVNQAFFRIQQIEMQKSISNADKGKGVLQDDMALAVNKPYYPKYNRDHPSTSTGGNFQRNYNTNGMSQGYQKPRADGGSSSAYYKKDNADTVAAHNNPGPSAFQNAGYFNNSSYRQGFGENQSSGEFKRPKLICSYCTKEGHLRNRCYKLIGYPSQRQDGRRMAANVEVFEEDPLVDDYQDKDTSVDPVMLQSMFKEFVKLVKSGDIPGLHHKQSSSPAQSSQSVNFAGISFVSTAFDTANSVLKTNCADFWIVDSGASSHITYNSTLLVSTRTLIKPIRVGLSDGTIKEVHTVGNVRLIDTILLKDVLYIPGFTHNLLSVGRLLHDTGLHARFTDSSWCFQDPTTEQVICRGKKLGGVYLYKIDNKTVVNKVVSNSNVMCHTAMAVSPFHVADVSLAHARLGHTSVSRLKHVPMYFGMNKVDNFHCEACILAKHHKLPYPISTSVTTQLFELIHVDLWGPYKTKSLTGATYFLTIVEDCSRVTWTTLLKDKTEVYPTLVNFLAYVDTQFQAKVQTIRSDNGTEIFQRNCGQLFSQHGIVQQKSLPDNPQQNGRVERKHRHLLETARALRFQGHLPKKFWGELVLAATHLINLMPSSVLSWKIPTEVLFNRPANYDHLRVIGCLCYAAQHPSDKFEPRAKKCVFLGYPFGQKGYKLFDLNSQKIVLSRDVIFHEQVFPYAKDLLDTSDSPCQSPSYFPLPSFCPLDITTPTFRATTCPTDNNTIPRTNTTSNTPNSIHCSPSNNSTPLSNNTPPNTITTSITSSINNNTTSNSTNIFTPNTTTVSNNISPTHLSSDSIPKAPIPTRKSTRQRTQPPQLNDFDCKGVPASLRHPIVSPSKSHNSDDSLSHSFSVLHHSALANYSSEYVASLNAALEVYEPSCYRQAKDDPKWVDAMAKELQALEDNNTWVLTSLPPGKQTIGTKWVYK